A section of the Gloeobacter violaceus PCC 7421 genome encodes:
- a CDS encoding DUF4346 domain-containing protein encodes METILQQIFMVQQISPWQSRIEEVDRNLSSRHIDLDAAGYFLIAVDRQEGLLVARHFGLTVDARGLAIDPQTGKPLPARGPVSTPLLSTYTARTAKEMCVKLFESDAPPPVGMFNHAAYLGRELQRAEYALIHGTEYVQD; translated from the coding sequence ATGGAAACAATTCTTCAGCAGATCTTCATGGTTCAGCAAATTTCCCCCTGGCAATCGCGCATCGAAGAGGTGGACCGCAATCTGTCCAGTCGCCATATCGATCTCGACGCGGCCGGGTATTTTTTAATCGCCGTCGACCGTCAGGAGGGTCTGCTTGTCGCCCGGCACTTCGGCCTCACCGTCGACGCTCGCGGTCTGGCGATTGACCCCCAGACCGGTAAGCCGCTGCCGGCGCGCGGCCCGGTGAGCACGCCGCTGCTGTCCACTTACACAGCGCGCACGGCCAAGGAGATGTGCGTCAAGCTGTTCGAATCGGACGCCCCGCCGCCGGTGGGCATGTTCAACCACGCCGCCTACCTGGGACGCGAATTGCAACGCGCCGAGTACGCCCTCATCCACGGTACCGAGTACGTGCAGGACTGA
- the psbF gene encoding cytochrome b559 subunit beta produces the protein MTTSSNRPTPGGPTQPVSYPVFTVRWLAVHALTVPTIFFLGALAAMQFIQR, from the coding sequence ATGACCACTTCTTCGAACCGTCCCACCCCCGGTGGCCCGACCCAGCCCGTCTCCTACCCGGTCTTCACCGTCCGCTGGCTGGCGGTCCACGCCCTGACCGTGCCCACGATCTTCTTCCTGGGCGCTCTGGCCGCGATGCAGTTTATCCAGCGCTAA
- the psbE gene encoding cytochrome b559 subunit alpha, with protein MSSRSTGERPFTDIITSTRYWIIHIPAITILFASGFLFVYTGLAYDVFGTPRPDEYYNSDNTKKPLVNKRFEAKQQLDEATKNK; from the coding sequence ATGTCGAGCCGCAGCACTGGCGAGCGCCCTTTCACCGATATCATCACCAGTACGCGCTACTGGATCATTCACATTCCCGCTATAACCATTTTGTTTGCGAGTGGTTTTCTATTCGTTTACACGGGGCTCGCCTACGACGTGTTCGGCACTCCCCGCCCCGACGAATACTACAACTCCGACAACACCAAAAAGCCGCTGGTGAACAAGCGCTTCGAGGCGAAGCAGCAGCTGGACGAAGCCACCAAGAACAAATAA
- a CDS encoding CHRD domain-containing protein produces MVTLGALAALTVGAHPAFAETPTLSAILLGGNEVSSTGQANAGDQDGIGFIHVRIDPAKGQACYSLRVDNLGKPTVFHIHNAKAGVNGSVVVDLVPPDSADPGSINKCVPADPAVAEQILNQPLEFYVNFHTEEFPDGALRGQLFYRRF; encoded by the coding sequence ATGGTTACTCTCGGCGCGCTGGCTGCCCTTACCGTGGGCGCCCACCCCGCCTTTGCCGAGACTCCCACGCTGTCGGCCATCCTCTTGGGCGGCAACGAAGTGAGCAGCACCGGTCAGGCCAACGCTGGCGATCAAGACGGCATCGGCTTCATCCACGTCCGCATCGACCCGGCAAAGGGGCAGGCGTGCTACTCGCTCAGGGTCGACAACCTCGGCAAACCGACCGTCTTTCATATCCACAACGCCAAGGCCGGGGTGAACGGCTCTGTGGTTGTCGATCTGGTTCCACCCGACAGTGCCGATCCGGGCAGCATCAACAAATGCGTGCCGGCCGATCCGGCGGTTGCCGAGCAAATACTTAACCAGCCGCTGGAGTTTTACGTCAACTTCCACACAGAAGAGTTTCCGGATGGCGCTTTGCGCGGCCAACTGTTCTACCGGCGCTTCTAA
- a CDS encoding sensor histidine kinase, whose translation MSFHPRALVPRTLWGRLTLAFVGLTAACLWGIGLVLGDALNNFFVQDAQARLDRQARGLAELAPSDWRAATRLSARQNQLQVLVFDARENTVASAQGLAGVHQVVIPRGIVRKTLTGQGQRGRLWVEGETKYPWWLYSTAPVRTSGAIGAAVYVAMPLLRPRRFAQQVTGLAMLCVGGAMVLAVLAGLGLARTIAGPLQRLTRQARQLEAGDYQARCGLDGDDEIARLGLTLDAMAGRLEETIASLKAQEASRRELLANISHDLRTPLTAMRLSLEAVLDGVVNGEQVGGYLEKMRREAIYLGQLVDQLMLLARSDSGQLEVSLREVPIAALLGEALERIEPQAIARGVFLDGRWSGHLPAVRLDAHLSAQVLANLLDNAVKYTPEGGSVILSARDTGGGAVQITVEDTGSGMDAQVLKRATERFWRADPARSGGGFGLGLAIAERLCRLQGVGLEIASAPGRGTAVILRLPVRRPDSAA comes from the coding sequence GTGAGCTTCCACCCAAGGGCCCTGGTGCCCCGCACGCTCTGGGGCCGCCTGACCCTCGCCTTCGTGGGCCTGACGGCCGCCTGCCTGTGGGGAATCGGCCTGGTGCTCGGCGACGCCCTCAACAATTTTTTTGTTCAAGACGCCCAGGCGCGCCTCGACCGCCAGGCTCGCGGGCTCGCGGAGTTGGCGCCCTCCGATTGGCGGGCGGCGACTCGCCTGAGCGCCCGTCAAAATCAACTGCAGGTGCTCGTCTTCGACGCGCGGGAGAACACGGTGGCGAGCGCCCAGGGGCTCGCCGGGGTGCACCAGGTGGTGATCCCCCGCGGCATCGTCCGCAAGACCCTCACAGGCCAGGGCCAGCGGGGCCGCCTCTGGGTCGAGGGGGAGACCAAGTATCCCTGGTGGCTCTACAGCACCGCACCCGTGCGCACCAGCGGCGCGATCGGCGCGGCGGTCTACGTGGCGATGCCCCTGCTGCGGCCCCGCCGTTTTGCCCAGCAGGTGACCGGTCTTGCGATGCTGTGCGTGGGCGGGGCGATGGTGCTGGCGGTACTGGCCGGTTTGGGCCTCGCCCGCACGATCGCGGGTCCTTTGCAGCGGTTGACCCGGCAGGCCAGACAGCTGGAAGCGGGGGACTACCAGGCCCGCTGCGGCCTGGACGGGGACGATGAAATCGCCCGCCTGGGCTTGACGCTCGACGCGATGGCCGGACGACTGGAGGAGACGATCGCGAGCCTCAAAGCCCAGGAAGCTTCCCGCCGGGAGTTGCTGGCCAACATTTCCCACGATCTGCGCACGCCGTTGACGGCAATGCGCCTCAGCTTAGAGGCGGTGCTCGACGGGGTCGTCAACGGCGAGCAGGTGGGCGGCTACCTGGAGAAGATGCGGCGCGAAGCGATTTACCTCGGGCAACTGGTTGATCAATTGATGCTGTTGGCCCGCTCCGACAGCGGCCAACTCGAAGTCAGCCTGCGGGAGGTCCCGATCGCCGCACTGCTCGGCGAAGCGCTCGAGCGGATCGAGCCGCAGGCCATCGCCCGGGGCGTCTTCCTGGATGGGCGCTGGTCCGGGCACCTGCCGGCCGTCAGGTTGGACGCGCATCTGAGCGCCCAGGTGCTCGCCAACCTGCTCGACAACGCCGTCAAGTACACCCCTGAAGGCGGTTCGGTGATCCTCTCGGCGCGCGACACCGGCGGCGGGGCGGTGCAGATCACCGTCGAAGACACCGGATCCGGCATGGACGCGCAGGTGCTCAAACGGGCGACCGAACGCTTCTGGCGGGCGGATCCGGCTCGCTCGGGAGGCGGGTTCGGCCTGGGGCTCGCCATCGCCGAGCGCCTGTGCCGCCTGCAGGGGGTCGGCCTCGAAATCGCCAGCGCCCCGGGCCGGGGAACGGCGGTGATCCTGCGCCTGCCCGTGCGGCGCCCCGACTCGGCGGCGTAG
- a CDS encoding rubredoxin: MTTQITDPTQLDRYECRTCGYIYEPTKGDATVPAGTPFEELAADWRCPICSSATSRFKSIGPKVGTVAGFEENAGYGWGVNVLNAQTKNVLIFGALFLGFLFFMSIYFLGN, translated from the coding sequence ATGACGACCCAGATTACCGACCCAACGCAACTCGACCGCTACGAGTGCCGTACCTGCGGCTACATCTACGAGCCGACCAAGGGTGACGCTACGGTACCGGCGGGCACACCCTTCGAGGAACTCGCCGCCGACTGGCGCTGTCCGATTTGCTCCTCGGCCACCAGCCGCTTCAAAAGCATCGGCCCGAAGGTGGGAACGGTGGCCGGGTTCGAGGAGAACGCCGGCTACGGCTGGGGTGTCAATGTCCTCAACGCCCAGACCAAGAACGTCTTGATCTTTGGCGCTTTGTTCTTGGGTTTTCTGTTTTTCATGAGCATCTATTTTTTGGGCAACTGA
- a CDS encoding YncE family protein: MARRAITCALLLAVLATPALAGQVPGPASAPDVPIGPRDRLYSADQTSNTVSVYEPGSQRLLGVIRLGDTVPQNLSPLYRGQLLVHGLALSPDRRTLAVVSIGSNSVSFIDTGTHRVRHTAYLGRAPHEAFFTPDGGELWVTVRGEDYVAVLDARTYREKRRIVVADGPGMAVFRPDGRYAFVCSSFTPELAAIDPRTYQTVAIVRQLSPFCPNLAATPDGRQVWLTLKDTGKTQILSAEPPFSTLAVLDTGPITNHVNFVRNARGQFAYVTVGGENTVKVFTTDDTPRPVATIPVGALPHGLWPSADGTRLYVGLEHANAIAVVDTLANRVTATIPGGQSPQAIVYAPGAAGDPGEGAALETLTPVPGVLLALGPPGSSARRPATTVAVNPQGLLDHLQAAVSGLEPGRTYRLALAERPSEPFGRLQPLALFKTNPAGAAIVAALGPLKTLLGEGDDPLPRRYLVIVPSEGGEAAKPVQVQLPPPGLP, from the coding sequence ATGGCGAGACGAGCCATAACGTGCGCTTTGCTGCTGGCGGTCCTGGCCACTCCCGCTCTCGCAGGACAGGTGCCAGGCCCCGCCTCGGCGCCGGACGTTCCCATCGGCCCCCGCGACCGACTCTACAGCGCCGATCAGACTTCCAACACGGTTTCGGTTTACGAGCCCGGGTCCCAGCGCCTGCTGGGCGTCATCCGGTTGGGGGACACCGTTCCTCAGAACTTGAGCCCGCTGTACCGCGGCCAGTTGCTCGTGCATGGTCTGGCGCTCTCGCCCGATCGCCGCACCCTCGCCGTCGTCTCGATCGGCTCCAATTCTGTCTCATTTATCGACACCGGCACCCACCGGGTCCGGCACACCGCCTACTTGGGGCGGGCTCCCCACGAAGCCTTTTTTACCCCCGACGGCGGCGAACTGTGGGTGACGGTGCGCGGCGAGGATTACGTGGCGGTGCTCGACGCGCGGACCTACCGGGAAAAGCGGCGCATCGTGGTGGCGGATGGCCCGGGCATGGCCGTTTTCCGCCCCGACGGCCGCTACGCGTTCGTCTGTTCGAGTTTTACCCCCGAACTCGCCGCGATCGACCCGCGCACCTACCAGACCGTCGCGATCGTCCGGCAGCTTTCGCCCTTCTGCCCCAACCTGGCCGCCACCCCCGACGGCCGCCAGGTCTGGCTGACGCTCAAAGACACCGGTAAAACCCAGATCCTGAGCGCCGAGCCGCCTTTTTCCACCCTGGCGGTCCTCGACACCGGGCCGATCACCAACCACGTCAACTTCGTGCGCAACGCCAGGGGGCAATTTGCCTACGTGACCGTCGGCGGCGAAAACACCGTCAAAGTCTTCACCACCGACGACACTCCCCGGCCGGTCGCCACCATCCCGGTGGGGGCTTTGCCCCACGGGTTGTGGCCCTCCGCCGACGGCACGCGCCTGTACGTCGGGCTGGAGCACGCCAACGCCATTGCCGTGGTCGATACCCTCGCCAACCGGGTCACAGCTACCATCCCGGGCGGGCAATCGCCGCAGGCCATCGTCTACGCGCCGGGGGCGGCCGGGGACCCCGGGGAAGGCGCCGCCCTCGAAACCCTAACGCCCGTTCCCGGGGTGCTGCTCGCCCTGGGACCGCCCGGCTCGTCGGCCCGTCGGCCCGCGACCACCGTCGCCGTCAACCCCCAGGGGCTGCTCGACCACCTGCAGGCGGCCGTGAGCGGCCTGGAACCCGGCCGCACCTACCGGCTCGCCCTCGCCGAGCGACCCAGCGAACCTTTCGGACGGCTCCAACCGCTAGCGCTCTTCAAGACCAACCCGGCCGGGGCGGCGATCGTTGCCGCCCTCGGCCCGCTCAAGACGCTCCTGGGCGAGGGCGACGACCCCCTGCCGCGCCGCTACCTGGTGATCGTGCCGAGCGAAGGCGGCGAGGCGGCCAAACCGGTGCAGGTGCAGTTGCCCCCGCCCGGTCTGCCCTAA
- a CDS encoding response regulator transcription factor, translated as MPNAAILVVEDDPLILETIRRYLEHAGHRCHCAADGWEADRLALRHRPDLVVLDWMLPGVDGLALCERWRKGEYFAPVLMLTARTEEDHRVRALAGGADDYLDKPFSAKELVARVQALLRRAYASGYRDCSPKNGLLVDRNTRQVQLHGRPIDLRAREFDLLAQLADHPGRVYSRDELLERVWGYDFEGGHRTIDVHVRKLREKLEPDPTRPVYVLTVWGVGYKFAGPPR; from the coding sequence ATGCCGAACGCCGCTATCCTCGTCGTCGAAGACGACCCGCTCATTCTTGAGACCATTCGCCGCTACCTCGAACACGCAGGGCACCGTTGCCATTGCGCCGCCGACGGTTGGGAGGCCGACCGGCTCGCCCTGCGCCACCGCCCGGATCTGGTGGTGCTCGACTGGATGCTGCCGGGCGTGGACGGTCTGGCGCTGTGCGAGCGCTGGCGCAAAGGGGAGTACTTCGCGCCTGTGTTGATGCTCACGGCGCGCACCGAGGAGGACCACCGCGTGCGCGCTCTGGCGGGCGGGGCAGACGACTACCTGGACAAACCTTTCTCTGCAAAGGAACTGGTGGCCCGGGTGCAGGCCCTGCTGCGCCGCGCCTACGCCAGCGGTTACCGCGACTGCAGCCCCAAAAACGGCCTGCTGGTCGATCGCAACACCCGTCAGGTGCAGCTGCACGGTCGCCCGATCGACCTGCGGGCCCGGGAATTCGACCTGCTCGCCCAGTTGGCCGATCACCCCGGCCGGGTGTACTCGCGCGACGAACTGCTCGAGCGGGTCTGGGGCTACGACTTCGAAGGCGGTCACCGGACGATCGACGTGCACGTGCGCAAGCTCCGCGAGAAGCTCGAGCCGGATCCCACCCGCCCGGTCTATGTGCTCACCGTCTGGGGTGTGGGTTACAAATTCGCGGGACCGCCGCGGTGA
- a CDS encoding CopM family metallochaperone, with translation MHRPWSILAAGLWLAGLGAFASPGGSHSETPFLQAMEDMHRAMAALPAGGDTDRDFAGLMLLHHRGAIDMARAQLLHGKDPALRRLAQEIVIEQQAEIELMRLWLARQR, from the coding sequence ATGCACAGACCCTGGTCGATTCTGGCGGCGGGCCTCTGGCTTGCCGGGCTGGGTGCGTTTGCCTCTCCGGGTGGCTCCCACTCCGAGACCCCCTTCCTGCAGGCGATGGAGGACATGCACCGGGCGATGGCCGCCCTGCCGGCCGGCGGCGACACCGACCGCGATTTTGCCGGATTGATGCTGTTGCACCACCGGGGGGCCATCGACATGGCGCGCGCGCAACTGCTCCACGGCAAAGACCCGGCCCTGCGCCGGCTTGCTCAGGAAATCGTTATCGAGCAGCAAGCCGAAATCGAACTGATGCGCCTGTGGCTTGCCAGACAGCGCTAA
- the psbL gene encoding photosystem II reaction center protein L (may have a role in PSII core assembly, maintaining PSII dimers and donor side electron transfer), translating to MSKDPKNPGVELNRTSLYMGLVLVLVIILLFSNYFIN from the coding sequence GTGTCCAAAGATCCGAAAAATCCTGGCGTCGAGCTGAACCGCACTTCCCTGTACATGGGCCTGGTGCTGGTGCTCGTGATCATCTTGCTGTTCTCCAACTACTTCATCAACTAA
- a CDS encoding photosynthesis system II assembly factor Ycf48 — protein sequence MGKWSGLGLGLLLLVLAGCGAPPLERDEWKVIPTGLSDKADLLDIAFVDDKNGWAVGSRSTLLRTADGGESWTAVPVKLDSDSRFLSVSFDGKNGWIGGEPKRLLRTVNGGASWTSITLDQRLPGSPLKVYALGADTAEVVLNSGLVIKTVNGGKNWQVVTPASAGGIRSAERVADGSYWVVSTRGGSYLQWKPGDPQWTNYERTSSRRIQAMGFSSGKAGWMINQGGEMQFTANQGETWTPGRSVILNGLSLLDADYTAADKKIWAAGGGGTLIVSADDGQNWKAEEVPGIKGSLLNVEFIGNKGFVLGQNGVLLKYRGAAD from the coding sequence ATGGGCAAATGGAGCGGGCTGGGGCTGGGGTTGCTGCTGCTGGTGCTCGCCGGTTGCGGGGCGCCTCCCCTCGAGCGCGATGAATGGAAAGTGATCCCGACGGGTCTTTCCGATAAGGCCGATTTGCTGGATATCGCTTTTGTCGACGACAAGAACGGCTGGGCGGTAGGCAGCCGCTCGACGCTGCTGCGCACCGCCGACGGTGGTGAGAGCTGGACCGCCGTCCCCGTCAAGCTCGATTCGGATTCGCGCTTTTTGTCGGTGAGCTTCGACGGCAAAAACGGCTGGATAGGCGGCGAACCGAAGCGGCTGTTGCGCACCGTCAACGGTGGCGCAAGCTGGACGTCGATCACCCTCGATCAGCGCCTGCCGGGTAGCCCCCTCAAAGTTTATGCCCTTGGTGCCGACACCGCCGAAGTCGTGCTCAATTCGGGCCTGGTGATCAAGACCGTCAACGGCGGCAAGAACTGGCAGGTGGTTACCCCGGCCTCAGCGGGCGGCATCCGCAGCGCCGAGCGCGTCGCCGACGGTTCCTACTGGGTGGTCTCCACTCGGGGCGGCTCCTATTTGCAATGGAAGCCCGGCGATCCGCAGTGGACCAACTACGAACGCACCAGTTCCCGGCGCATCCAGGCGATGGGCTTTAGCAGCGGCAAAGCCGGCTGGATGATCAACCAGGGCGGCGAGATGCAATTTACCGCCAACCAGGGCGAAACCTGGACGCCGGGCCGCTCGGTGATCCTCAACGGCCTCAGTCTGCTCGACGCCGACTACACCGCCGCCGACAAAAAAATCTGGGCGGCGGGCGGCGGCGGCACGCTCATCGTCAGCGCCGACGACGGCCAGAACTGGAAGGCTGAGGAGGTTCCCGGCATCAAAGGCAGCCTGCTTAACGTCGAATTTATCGGCAACAAAGGCTTCGTGTTGGGCCAGAACGGCGTGTTGCTCAAATACCGGGGGGCCGCAGATTAA